One region of uncultured Methanolobus sp. genomic DNA includes:
- a CDS encoding type II toxin-antitoxin system HicB family antitoxin, with the protein MRFKVILEEDEEVGGYIVSCSGLPGCISQGETIEEALENIKEAIQACLESLAEDELETCMVNPSSKIVEVIA; encoded by the coding sequence ATGCGTTTCAAAGTTATTCTTGAGGAAGATGAAGAAGTAGGTGGTTACATTGTAAGCTGCTCTGGATTACCGGGATGTATTTCGCAGGGCGAGACCATTGAAGAAGCTCTTGAAAATATAAAAGAGGCAATACAGGCATGCCTTGAATCGCTTGCAGAGGATGAACTTGAAACATGTATGGTCAACCCTTCCTCTAAAATAGTCGAAGTGATAGCGTAA
- a CDS encoding Dna2/Cas4 domain-containing protein: MYFSCARKLYYSCRGHEQFHSFSPSYIEHLVLKEVAMQYSELLKVSSSKDDVLSTDFDSMLLQVVDDLSIIYPDEVSGFTPEKMDEIAENVRSYLPEIQENLSEQIEYPEISGIADLISSSDNEPYLQSEKLNITGVPYRLLSIDGSFIPVMIKTSKAPENGVWNNDRLHVTSFVMLAEETHGIPIKSGLVIYAKSGHFRKLNIHSNDRRQVLKAIGRARKIKDGKMPDKNESALCESCEFSEMCNVKASLVSKLL, encoded by the coding sequence ATGTATTTTTCCTGCGCAAGGAAATTATATTATTCATGCCGCGGGCACGAGCAGTTCCATTCTTTCTCTCCAAGCTATATAGAGCACCTTGTATTAAAGGAAGTGGCTATGCAGTATTCTGAGCTGTTGAAAGTCTCTTCGTCAAAAGACGATGTGTTATCCACAGACTTTGATTCCATGCTTTTGCAGGTGGTGGATGACCTGAGTATTATCTATCCCGATGAAGTCTCAGGTTTCACCCCGGAAAAAATGGACGAAATAGCTGAAAATGTTCGCTCTTATCTGCCAGAGATCCAGGAGAATCTTTCTGAGCAGATTGAATACCCGGAAATTTCTGGAATTGCAGACCTGATATCTTCTTCAGATAATGAACCATATCTTCAGTCTGAAAAGTTAAATATAACCGGTGTTCCGTACAGACTTCTCAGCATTGATGGATCATTTATTCCTGTGATGATAAAAACATCCAAAGCTCCTGAAAATGGTGTCTGGAACAATGACAGGCTACATGTTACTTCCTTTGTAATGCTTGCGGAAGAAACCCATGGAATTCCTATTAAATCCGGTCTTGTTATCTATGCAAAATCAGGTCATTTCAGGAAGCTGAATATCCATTCAAATGACAGAAGGCAGGTCTTAAAGGCTATTGGACGTGCAAGAAAGATAAAAGATGGCAAAATGCCGGACAAAAATGAAAGTGCACTGTGTGAAAGCTGTGAATTTTCAGAGATGTGCAACGTGAAGGCTTCACTTGTTTCAAAGTTATTATGA
- a CDS encoding IS1 family transposase (programmed frameshift), with protein sequence MNCPRCKSSDSTKNGIVGGRQRYRCSGCGYNYTVEKKSTAYPESVKKQALQLYLEGLGFRSIGRFLNVSHVTVQNWIKQFGSELEELKSQKEISVVELDEMHTYIGNKKYCWIWIAVDRDGKKFIDCSFGSRGTETGEKLWDKLKEKEIGEVMTDHWRAYAEFLPKEIHTQSKAETYTVEGYNSIFRHFLARLRRKSKCYTKSIEMLKYSIILLMKYRNNELSIFN encoded by the exons ATGAATTGCCCAAGATGTAAAAGTTCCGATTCCACAAAGAATGGCATAGTTGGTGGACGTCAGCGTTACAGGTGCTCCGGGTGTGGATATAATTATACTGTCGAAAAGAAATCAACAGCATACCCTGAGTCTGTGAAAAAACAAGCTTTACAATTATACCTTGAAGGACTAGGATTTCGTTCAATTGGACGTTTTCTAAATGTTAGCCATGTTACCGTGCAAAACTGGATCAAGCAATTTGGCAGTGAATTAGAGGAACTAAAAAGTCAAAAAGAGATCTCTGTCGTAGAATTAGATGAGATGCACACATACATCGGGAATAAAAAA TACTGCTGGATCTGGATTGCTGTTGATAGAGATGGGAAAAAATTCATCGACTGCTCTTTTGGTAGTAGGGGAACAGAAACAGGCGAAAAACTCTGGGATAAGTTAAAGGAAAAAGAGATTGGAGAAGTGATGACTGATCACTGGAGAGCATATGCAGAGTTCCTTCCGAAGGAGATTCATACTCAATCAAAAGCAGAAACTTATACTGTTGAAGGTTACAACAGTATATTCAGGCATTTTCTAGCAAGGTTAAGAAGGAAGTCAAAGTGCTATACCAAGAGCATTGAAATGCTAAAGTATTCGATCATTCTTTTAATGAAATACAGGAATAACGAGTTATCTATATTTAATTAA
- a CDS encoding tyrosine-type recombinase/integrase → MRRQKVGTDFISFSSSEASKMILKYLEWRNRPPAGNEKCDQQEYEKRKVTAESYLFLRNKINKKYLQTKDENQRRMTKANIIQAYKRLNEDLGITTEAGVFNLLRSHNMRKFFNTQLKNQGMDGDLIEYMMGHKLSGSKSHYYEGDPEKLKKIYMKYVPFLTISREIDVASTPEYQELNDKYETERAAKEHFKTERYEFETMKNELEKFQKALDSMNKTKEEDL, encoded by the coding sequence ATGAGAAGACAAAAAGTTGGAACGGATTTTATAAGCTTCTCATCTTCAGAGGCCAGCAAAATGATTCTTAAATATCTTGAATGGAGAAACAGGCCACCAGCTGGAAATGAAAAATGTGATCAGCAAGAATATGAAAAACGTAAGGTTACTGCAGAAAGCTATCTTTTCCTTAGAAATAAAATCAACAAAAAGTATCTTCAGACAAAAGATGAAAATCAACGCAGAATGACAAAAGCTAATATTATCCAAGCTTACAAACGGTTGAATGAGGATTTAGGAATCACAACAGAGGCTGGAGTATTCAATCTATTGAGATCGCACAATATGCGTAAGTTCTTCAATACACAGTTGAAAAATCAAGGCATGGACGGAGATCTTATTGAATACATGATGGGACACAAACTTTCCGGGTCAAAATCTCACTACTACGAAGGAGATCCAGAAAAGTTGAAAAAGATCTACATGAAATATGTACCATTTCTGACAATATCTAGAGAAATTGATGTTGCAAGTACTCCAGAGTATCAAGAACTAAATGATAAATACGAAACGGAAAGAGCAGCGAAAGAGCATTTCAAAACAGAACGGTATGAATTTGAGACTATGAAGAATGAACTGGAGAAGTTTCAGAAAGCACTAGATTCAATGAATAAAACAAAGGAGGAGGATTTATAG
- a CDS encoding winged helix-turn-helix domain-containing protein, giving the protein MKSKGLLSILTFSEKRKDILFLLEEKPCTLSDIRDYFKVSSPEISPRIKEMLEHNLIEKTNKSYQITPIGRAIIHHFRPFLDVIETIEKNESFWEEHYLGDIPSHLLNNLISLKECDVVSDSIENIYESHKVFVENIMKSSIIKGVSSIFIPTYPDFVVGLAKREVPTSLILTENVFEKVRDEHREKLEVYLKADHTELYVIDDVKLAFVATDVFFSMSLFFNPDTYDPRDDLVGYDEFALKWGSDLFDHYLEKSRKITSI; this is encoded by the coding sequence TTGAAATCAAAGGGGCTCTTAAGTATATTGACTTTTTCGGAAAAAAGGAAGGACATATTATTCCTTCTTGAAGAAAAGCCGTGTACTTTATCCGATATCAGAGACTATTTTAAAGTATCTTCTCCGGAAATTTCTCCCAGAATTAAGGAAATGCTGGAACACAATTTGATAGAAAAGACAAACAAGAGTTATCAAATAACCCCTATTGGTAGAGCTATAATCCACCATTTCAGACCTTTTCTGGATGTCATTGAGACAATAGAGAAAAACGAATCATTCTGGGAAGAACATTACCTCGGTGACATACCTTCTCATTTGCTTAACAATCTTATATCTTTAAAAGAATGCGATGTCGTATCTGATAGTATAGAAAACATCTATGAGTCTCACAAGGTTTTTGTGGAAAACATAATGAAATCTTCTATCATCAAAGGTGTTTCTTCTATATTCATACCCACATATCCGGATTTTGTGGTGGGTCTGGCTAAGAGGGAAGTACCAACTTCTTTGATATTAACCGAAAACGTATTTGAAAAGGTAAGGGATGAGCACCGTGAAAAACTGGAAGTCTACCTGAAAGCAGATCATACCGAGCTTTATGTAATAGATGATGTCAAACTTGCTTTTGTGGCAACGGATGTCTTCTTCTCCATGTCTTTATTCTTCAATCCTGACACTTATGACCCCAGGGATGACCTCGTAGGCTATGATGAGTTTGCCTTAAAGTGGGGAAGTGATCTTTTCGATCATTATCTGGAAAAATCCCGCAAGATCACTTCTATCTGA
- a CDS encoding phosphoadenosine phosphosulfate reductase family protein, protein MSKPLYLGELLLYWCPSCNVPVLGKKCPCGTKTKQVTITPPGDIRPAFPYEIELINKISVEQFNAPLITDERTVVLNKSPYDDRMEEIIVDGEVIGSIRFELEQLKWTLLLRINGARRIFDNTDYKTLKNWVVIDAGAEKFILGGASVLAPGIKDADPSILEAEEVVVLTHEGKVLGVGRTRMTGEKMLERGKGVGVKVRFKEEPAKITLTVPEGGQTWDDVVKANESYMSDFIERSHKFIKNVSSSVDRPVTVSYSGGKDSLAVLHLVSECLDEYDLLFADTGIEFPETVKNVHDVAEAYGKPLNIISSGEAFWDSVDSFGPPSVEVRWCCKVCKLGPITQIINDNYDNGCLTFIGQRKYESDTRAKSERVWKNPWVGNQVAAAPIQNWTAMHVWLYIFKNDLLYNPLYGEGYDRIGCWLCPSCSVADLYRLKETHPEMEKKLNDYLLSYAERMGLSEDWVKHGFWRWKDLPAQLKEIAKKKEINLVPQCRNEHNLHFTVTTGYRPCKQGGISAEGGFDGPVDINRLELTGMLEAVGNTSYMEGVAMLTDGENRAQVFASGSVTARGDSDKDARRLMKKVELSVRRAILCSGCGVCVGKCQSRAIKIKKGLAIINDRCTHCGECIGVCPVVKFNS, encoded by the coding sequence ATGTCCAAACCTCTTTACCTTGGTGAACTGCTCCTTTACTGGTGCCCTTCATGTAACGTTCCTGTGCTTGGAAAAAAATGCCCCTGCGGGACAAAAACCAAACAGGTAACTATCACTCCTCCGGGAGATATCAGGCCTGCTTTTCCGTATGAGATAGAGCTTATCAATAAGATTTCTGTAGAACAGTTCAATGCACCGCTTATCACAGACGAGCGCACGGTAGTATTGAACAAATCTCCCTACGACGACCGTATGGAAGAGATTATCGTAGATGGTGAAGTCATAGGGAGCATACGCTTTGAGCTTGAACAGCTTAAATGGACACTTCTTCTAAGGATAAACGGCGCCAGACGTATTTTTGATAATACTGATTACAAGACTCTGAAAAACTGGGTTGTTATTGATGCGGGTGCTGAGAAGTTCATTCTGGGCGGTGCCAGTGTGCTGGCTCCAGGTATAAAGGATGCTGATCCATCTATATTGGAAGCTGAAGAGGTAGTTGTTCTTACGCACGAAGGGAAGGTCCTTGGTGTAGGACGTACCCGAATGACCGGGGAAAAGATGCTCGAAAGAGGAAAGGGTGTTGGAGTAAAAGTAAGGTTTAAAGAAGAACCTGCTAAGATAACACTTACAGTCCCGGAGGGTGGACAGACCTGGGACGATGTTGTAAAAGCCAACGAGAGCTACATGAGTGATTTCATAGAGCGCTCTCACAAATTCATAAAAAATGTATCTTCATCTGTAGACCGTCCGGTCACAGTATCCTATTCAGGAGGAAAGGACAGCCTTGCGGTTCTGCATCTTGTAAGTGAGTGCCTCGATGAGTACGACCTCCTGTTTGCAGACACTGGTATTGAGTTCCCGGAAACTGTAAAGAATGTGCATGATGTTGCAGAAGCTTATGGAAAGCCTTTGAATATAATCAGTTCAGGCGAAGCATTCTGGGACTCAGTTGACAGCTTCGGTCCTCCAAGTGTTGAGGTTCGATGGTGCTGCAAGGTATGCAAACTTGGTCCTATCACCCAGATAATTAATGATAATTACGACAACGGATGTCTCACTTTCATAGGTCAGAGAAAGTATGAATCCGATACCCGGGCAAAGAGTGAACGTGTCTGGAAAAATCCGTGGGTAGGCAATCAGGTAGCGGCTGCTCCTATACAGAACTGGACTGCAATGCACGTCTGGCTATATATTTTCAAGAATGACCTTCTTTACAATCCACTTTACGGTGAAGGATATGACAGGATAGGTTGCTGGCTATGTCCTTCCTGTTCCGTTGCTGACCTTTACAGGCTCAAGGAAACTCACCCTGAAATGGAGAAAAAGCTCAACGACTACCTGCTTTCATATGCAGAGCGTATGGGTCTTTCTGAGGATTGGGTAAAACATGGATTCTGGAGGTGGAAAGATCTTCCTGCACAGCTGAAAGAGATCGCAAAGAAAAAAGAGATCAACCTTGTTCCACAATGCAGGAATGAACACAATCTTCACTTCACAGTGACCACTGGCTATCGTCCGTGCAAGCAGGGTGGAATCTCTGCAGAAGGTGGTTTTGATGGTCCAGTTGATATTAATAGATTGGAACTCACCGGAATGCTGGAAGCTGTTGGAAATACCTCGTACATGGAAGGCGTTGCAATGCTTACTGACGGTGAGAACCGTGCTCAGGTCTTTGCATCAGGTAGTGTGACTGCCAGGGGAGATTCAGATAAGGATGCCCGCAGACTCATGAAGAAAGTGGAGCTTTCTGTCAGAAGGGCTATTCTTTGCAGTGGTTGTGGTGTCTGTGTGGGCAAGTGCCAGAGCAGAGCTATAAAAATCAAAAAAGGTCTGGCTATTATCAACGATAGATGCACTCACTGTGGTGAATGCATTGGTGTATGTCCTGTTGTGAAGTTCAATTCATGA
- a CDS encoding hydroxymethylglutaryl-CoA synthase — MTVGIVSYGAYVPKYRIKVEDIARVWGDDAGILKAGLMVNEKAVPDVDEDTATIAVEAARAAVNRSGVDAQRIGAVYTGSESHPYAVKPTSTIVAEATGATPVMTAADFEFACKAGTAAVQACMGLVSSGMIDLGMAIGADVAQGAPGDALEYTAAAGGVAYIIGNKESELVAVIEDTYSFTTDTPDFWRREGMPYPEHGGRFTGEPGYFKHVINAAKGLMNKLGTKPEDYDYAVFHQPNGKFPSRAAKMLGFSKEQIAPGLVVTRLGNTYSGSCMMGIAATLDQAKPGDRIFATAFGSGAGGDAFSITVTDKIDEMRDNAPKVEELLANPVYVDYATYAKHKGKIRIA; from the coding sequence ATGACTGTAGGGATAGTCTCGTATGGTGCTTATGTACCAAAATATAGAATAAAAGTGGAAGACATCGCCCGCGTATGGGGTGACGATGCCGGAATTCTCAAAGCAGGACTGATGGTCAATGAAAAGGCAGTTCCTGATGTTGATGAAGATACAGCGACTATTGCAGTGGAGGCTGCAAGGGCTGCAGTAAACAGGTCAGGCGTAGATGCGCAAAGAATAGGTGCTGTGTACACAGGTTCTGAAAGCCACCCTTATGCAGTAAAACCTACCAGTACTATTGTAGCAGAAGCAACCGGAGCAACTCCGGTAATGACTGCAGCTGATTTTGAATTTGCATGTAAGGCAGGAACCGCTGCTGTTCAGGCATGTATGGGACTGGTTAGTTCAGGTATGATCGATCTGGGAATGGCAATCGGTGCTGATGTGGCACAGGGAGCTCCCGGAGATGCACTTGAATACACTGCCGCAGCAGGTGGTGTAGCATATATTATCGGAAACAAGGAATCCGAACTTGTGGCCGTTATCGAGGACACATATTCATTTACAACTGATACTCCTGATTTCTGGAGACGTGAGGGAATGCCATATCCGGAACACGGAGGCAGATTCACAGGAGAGCCAGGATATTTTAAGCACGTGATAAATGCTGCAAAAGGACTCATGAATAAGCTTGGAACTAAACCTGAAGATTACGATTATGCTGTTTTCCACCAGCCAAACGGAAAGTTCCCAAGCCGTGCAGCCAAGATGCTTGGATTCAGTAAGGAACAGATCGCACCGGGGCTAGTAGTTACAAGACTTGGAAACACATACTCCGGTTCCTGTATGATGGGAATTGCAGCAACGCTTGACCAGGCAAAACCAGGTGACCGTATATTTGCAACCGCTTTCGGTTCCGGTGCCGGTGGAGATGCTTTCAGCATAACTGTGACCGACAAGATAGATGAGATGCGTGACAATGCACCAAAGGTAGAGGAACTACTTGCAAACCCGGTCTATGTAGACTACGCTACGTATGCCAAACATAAAGGCAAGATAAGGATAGCATGA
- the purH gene encoding bifunctional phosphoribosylaminoimidazolecarboxamide formyltransferase/IMP cyclohydrolase gives MVKRALLSVSDKTGIVDFARGLEKLDIQIISTGGTARMLRDSGIEVMDVSDVTGFPEMMGGRVKTLHPRIHGGILSIRDDHDHMGEAQKAEVEMIDLVVVNLYPFEITVSKEGVLLEEAIENIDIGGPAMLRSAAKNYRYVSVVCDPDDYGHVLKEIRSTGVVSQETREKLAVKAFRHTADYDATIDTYLSKELLGEDVLRLSYKDGVTLRYGENWHQGAKFYKEDGITGPSLANAKQLHGKELSYNNYIDADNALKTVKELSSSNPAVTIVKHNNPCGFATGKTLLQALSAAWDCDPISAYGSIICSNKVFDLQSAEFLNGKFVEIILAPGFEPDALEYLKNKSANLRLLEMPELNEPFEVEDTCKFVVGGILKQSCNVGICDKWDCVTDVAYPEELRAVSEFALHACKCVKSNAVTLAYEYDDGCYMMLSMGAGQPNRVDSIRKLAATKARENLKVMHERDKPDMSYEDYCKDIFSKCVMASDAFFPFDDSVVHAEENGIMYILSPGGSIRDQEVIDTANRLGVSMIFTGMRHFLH, from the coding sequence TTGGTAAAAAGAGCACTGCTCAGCGTTTCTGATAAAACCGGAATTGTAGATTTTGCTCGTGGACTCGAGAAACTGGACATTCAGATCATCTCTACCGGAGGAACTGCCCGCATGCTTCGTGACTCAGGTATTGAGGTCATGGACGTGTCAGATGTAACCGGCTTCCCGGAAATGATGGGCGGTAGGGTTAAGACTCTCCACCCAAGGATCCATGGTGGAATCCTCAGTATAAGAGATGACCATGACCATATGGGAGAGGCCCAGAAAGCAGAAGTAGAAATGATAGACCTTGTAGTGGTCAACCTTTATCCATTCGAGATAACAGTTTCAAAAGAAGGCGTATTGCTTGAAGAAGCTATTGAAAATATTGACATCGGCGGACCTGCAATGCTCAGGTCGGCAGCCAAGAATTATCGTTATGTAAGCGTTGTATGTGACCCGGATGATTATGGGCACGTTTTAAAAGAGATCCGTTCAACAGGAGTTGTATCCCAGGAAACAAGAGAAAAACTTGCAGTGAAGGCTTTCAGACACACTGCAGATTATGATGCTACCATCGATACTTATCTTAGCAAGGAACTTCTTGGTGAGGACGTATTACGTCTCAGCTATAAAGATGGTGTAACTCTCAGATATGGAGAGAACTGGCACCAGGGTGCGAAATTCTATAAAGAGGATGGAATAACCGGTCCTTCACTTGCAAATGCAAAACAACTTCATGGAAAAGAACTTTCTTATAATAATTACATTGATGCTGACAATGCTCTTAAGACTGTAAAAGAGCTGTCTTCCTCTAACCCGGCGGTAACAATTGTAAAGCACAACAATCCGTGCGGCTTTGCAACCGGAAAGACGCTTTTACAGGCTCTTAGTGCTGCATGGGACTGTGATCCAATATCTGCTTATGGAAGTATTATTTGCTCAAATAAGGTTTTTGACCTGCAATCAGCAGAATTCCTCAATGGTAAATTCGTGGAGATCATTCTTGCTCCGGGATTTGAACCCGATGCTCTTGAGTATCTGAAAAACAAGAGTGCAAATCTCCGTCTTCTGGAAATGCCTGAACTGAATGAACCTTTTGAAGTTGAAGACACATGCAAATTTGTGGTCGGTGGAATACTGAAGCAGTCATGTAATGTTGGTATCTGCGACAAATGGGATTGTGTGACCGATGTTGCCTATCCTGAAGAGCTCCGTGCAGTATCTGAGTTTGCCCTTCACGCATGTAAGTGTGTCAAATCAAATGCGGTTACTCTTGCATATGAATATGATGACGGTTGCTACATGATGCTTTCAATGGGGGCAGGCCAGCCAAACAGGGTTGACTCTATCAGAAAGCTTGCTGCAACAAAAGCACGTGAGAATCTCAAGGTAATGCATGAACGCGACAAACCGGATATGTCATATGAGGATTACTGCAAAGATATTTTCTCAAAATGCGTGATGGCTTCTGACGCTTTCTTCCCATTTGATGATAGTGTCGTGCACGCAGAAGAGAATGGAATTATGTATATTCTTTCCCCGGGAGGGTCTATAAGGGATCAGGAAGTCATTGATACAGCTAACAGGCTTGGTGTATCAATGATATTCACCGGAATGAGACACTTCTTACATTGA
- a CDS encoding thiolase domain-containing protein — MRDVAIIGVKNTTFGELWDRSFRDVVVEAGVGAVSDAGVTGDKIDSMFVGNMSGGQFVEQEHIGALIADYSGLAKDIHVPSTRVEAACASGGLALRQGIYAVASGMDNIVIAAGAEKMTDVPSPKASSALAAAADREWEGIMGATFPGLYAMIARMHMHKYGTTSEQLAQVAVKNHQNGQHNPIAQYKSQISVESVLKSIMVADPLHIFDCSPITDGASAVVLAPADVAHEYTDTPIYVKATAQASDTIALHDRRDITTLDASVAAGKRAYEMAKMQPEDIDLVEVHDCFTIAEICAIEDLGFAKKGEGGIVTQNGETAIGGRIPVNTSGGLKSCGHPVGATGVKQAVEIVEQLRGEAGKRQIDGAEVGMTHNVGGSGATAVVHIFSRNR, encoded by the coding sequence ATGAGAGATGTAGCAATCATAGGTGTTAAAAACACAACTTTTGGTGAATTGTGGGACCGCTCTTTCAGAGATGTGGTCGTTGAGGCAGGTGTCGGTGCCGTCAGCGATGCAGGCGTTACAGGAGACAAAATCGATTCAATGTTTGTCGGAAACATGAGTGGCGGACAGTTCGTTGAGCAGGAACACATCGGTGCGCTTATTGCTGATTATTCAGGCCTTGCAAAGGACATTCATGTACCTTCAACTCGTGTTGAAGCTGCCTGTGCTTCCGGCGGACTTGCACTCAGGCAGGGAATATACGCTGTAGCTTCAGGAATGGATAACATTGTTATCGCAGCCGGAGCCGAGAAGATGACAGATGTACCTTCTCCAAAAGCCTCATCCGCCCTTGCAGCTGCTGCTGACAGGGAATGGGAAGGCATCATGGGTGCAACGTTCCCGGGACTTTATGCAATGATCGCAAGGATGCACATGCACAAGTATGGGACCACAAGCGAACAGCTTGCACAGGTTGCGGTGAAAAACCACCAGAACGGACAACACAACCCTATTGCCCAGTACAAAAGCCAGATTAGTGTTGAATCTGTCCTTAAATCAATAATGGTAGCAGACCCATTACACATATTCGATTGTTCACCTATTACAGACGGTGCATCTGCTGTGGTGCTCGCACCTGCAGATGTGGCACATGAATATACTGATACTCCAATTTATGTAAAAGCAACCGCACAGGCATCAGATACCATTGCACTGCACGACCGCAGGGATATTACAACTCTGGATGCCAGTGTTGCAGCAGGAAAGAGGGCATATGAGATGGCAAAGATGCAGCCAGAGGACATTGATCTGGTAGAAGTCCATGACTGTTTCACAATTGCTGAAATTTGCGCCATTGAAGACCTTGGATTTGCAAAGAAAGGAGAAGGTGGAATCGTAACACAGAACGGTGAGACCGCGATTGGTGGAAGGATACCTGTAAACACATCAGGAGGACTTAAGTCATGCGGACACCCTGTTGGAGCCACCGGTGTAAAGCAGGCTGTTGAGATCGTCGAGCAACTTCGCGGTGAGGCAGGGAAGCGACAGATTGACGGAGCAGAGGTTGGTATGACCCACAATGTGGGAGGATCCGGAGCGACCGCTGTTGTACACATTTTCTCGAGGAACAGGTGA
- a CDS encoding type II toxin-antitoxin system HicA family toxin yields the protein MSKLPIISGIKAIKAFSKAGWYPHRQVGSHVVLRKGGSKITLTVPKHKELKPGLLRHLIKVSDLTVEEFIELLK from the coding sequence ATGTCAAAGTTACCTATCATTTCCGGAATAAAGGCAATAAAAGCCTTTTCAAAAGCTGGATGGTATCCACACAGACAGGTAGGAAGTCATGTCGTATTAAGAAAAGGTGGGTCTAAAATCACTTTGACTGTCCCAAAACACAAAGAATTAAAACCAGGTCTTTTGAGGCATTTGATTAAGGTATCGGACCTTACAGTTGAAGAGTTTATTGAACTTCTTAAGTGA
- a CDS encoding helix-turn-helix domain-containing protein has protein sequence MSEDESHDMVRQRLAEKMAGEITLSEKPGEALKKWRLNFEIAQTDLSGYLSVSPSVISDYESGRRKSPGTLIVSRIVDALLEIDAQRGGQKIHAYEGILFADKKSKAIYATYEYTFPMQVAKLANIIEADIVNKGIEKPLYGFTVVDSKKAILELSSHEFQKLYGWSTERAMIFSKVTTGKSPMVAIRVTNLKPGAVVMHGLRGNEVDLMAKKMAEIDRIPLLATTMDIDEMVEALKKYSEYHVME, from the coding sequence ATGAGTGAAGACGAATCGCATGATATGGTTCGCCAGCGTCTTGCAGAAAAGATGGCAGGCGAGATTACGCTGTCAGAAAAGCCTGGCGAAGCCCTGAAAAAATGGCGATTGAACTTCGAGATCGCACAGACCGACCTATCAGGTTATCTGAGTGTATCTCCTTCGGTCATCAGCGACTATGAGAGCGGCAGGAGGAAATCTCCGGGTACGCTAATTGTGAGCAGAATAGTCGATGCGCTTCTCGAAATTGACGCACAGAGAGGAGGACAGAAAATTCATGCTTATGAGGGGATACTCTTCGCAGACAAGAAGTCCAAGGCCATTTACGCCACCTACGAATACACATTTCCCATGCAGGTTGCAAAACTTGCCAATATCATTGAGGCAGACATCGTAAACAAAGGGATCGAGAAACCGCTTTACGGTTTTACTGTTGTTGACAGTAAAAAGGCTATTCTTGAGCTTTCGTCCCATGAGTTCCAGAAACTCTACGGATGGAGTACTGAACGTGCAATGATATTCTCAAAGGTCACAACCGGCAAGTCACCAATGGTCGCAATAAGGGTCACGAACCTGAAACCCGGTGCAGTAGTCATGCACGGGCTGCGTGGAAATGAAGTAGATCTTATGGCAAAGAAAATGGCTGAGATCGACAGGATACCCCTTCTGGCAACGACAATGGATATTGACGAAATGGTAGAAGCGCTGAAAAAATACAGCGAATACCATGTAATGGAATAA